From one Brevibacterium sp. 'Marine' genomic stretch:
- a CDS encoding glutamate--cysteine ligase, protein MVDFARSARSTLGVEWELALLDSRSLDLTPAAETLLTDVAEHAPEFEKHIVGEMLTNTIELVTGVHTQVSTVADDLATSIGALRKLTEARGVELMSAGTHPFAQWQSQEVRAKDRYLELVDRTQWWGRNMLIFGVHVHVGIDSRNKVLPIVNALLAYVPHLQALSASSPFWGGTDTGYASNRAMMFQQLPTAGLPFQFDQWADYEKYVDDMLTTGIIDNINEIRWDIRPAPHWGTVEVRVCDGLPTLEEILAVTAFIQCLVDDMSARLDAGETLPTMPDWFHNENKWRAARYGMDAIIIENAAADERLVTECLADEIERLSPVAERLGCSSELHSITSIIERGVPYQRLQKVFGTTGSLTEVTRSLIGDLRNSYS, encoded by the coding sequence ATGGTCGATTTCGCACGCTCTGCCCGCTCCACCCTCGGTGTCGAGTGGGAACTGGCTCTGCTGGATTCTCGCAGCCTGGACCTGACTCCGGCTGCCGAGACTCTGTTGACGGATGTGGCCGAGCATGCGCCCGAGTTCGAGAAGCACATCGTCGGTGAGATGCTCACGAACACCATCGAGCTCGTCACCGGCGTGCACACCCAGGTGTCGACCGTCGCGGATGACCTGGCCACCTCGATCGGAGCGCTGCGGAAGCTGACCGAGGCGCGCGGCGTCGAACTGATGTCGGCGGGCACTCACCCGTTCGCCCAGTGGCAGTCGCAGGAGGTCAGGGCGAAGGACCGGTACCTCGAACTCGTCGATCGCACCCAGTGGTGGGGTCGGAACATGCTGATCTTCGGAGTCCACGTCCACGTCGGCATCGACTCGCGCAACAAGGTGCTGCCGATCGTCAACGCACTGCTGGCCTATGTTCCGCATCTGCAGGCACTGTCCGCGTCGTCTCCGTTCTGGGGCGGCACTGACACCGGCTATGCCTCGAACCGGGCGATGATGTTCCAGCAGCTGCCCACGGCGGGTCTGCCGTTCCAGTTCGATCAGTGGGCGGACTACGAGAAGTACGTCGACGATATGCTCACCACCGGCATCATCGACAACATCAACGAGATCCGCTGGGACATCCGCCCCGCCCCGCACTGGGGCACCGTCGAGGTCCGCGTCTGCGACGGACTGCCGACGCTCGAGGAGATCCTCGCGGTCACCGCGTTCATCCAATGCCTCGTCGATGACATGTCTGCCCGCCTCGACGCCGGTGAGACCCTGCCGACGATGCCCGATTGGTTCCACAACGAGAACAAATGGCGCGCCGCCCGCTACGGCATGGACGCGATCATCATCGAAAACGCCGCGGCCGACGAGCGTCTCGTCACCGAATGCCTCGCCGACGAAATCGAGCGGCTCTCCCCCGTCGCCGAACGGCTGGGCTGCAGCAGCGAGCTGCACTCGATCACGTCGATCATCGAACGCGGCGTGCCCTACCAGCGTCTGCAGAAGGTCTTCGGGACGACGGGTTCTCTCACCGAGGTGACCCGCTCCCTCATCGGCGACCTGCGCAACTCCTACAGCTGA
- a CDS encoding NUDIX hydrolase has translation MSSSENEETRADGEAASSAAHDAVIDAAERNAQAAKSTHLPDGRPPRRSGDGWTYGSDGKKHWGLNGAAGLMLVDPERGVLMQHRALWSVEGGTWGFPGGARDMGESAVDAAVRESWEEAGVPDQDGSGIEILETHVLDLGTWSYTTVIAKTLRHFDAVINDPESIQLSWVPVDELDDFELHPGVASALPTLLELLRPHL, from the coding sequence ATGTCCTCGTCTGAGAACGAAGAGACTCGAGCCGACGGCGAGGCTGCCAGCAGCGCTGCGCACGATGCGGTGATCGACGCCGCCGAACGCAACGCACAGGCGGCGAAGTCCACACATCTGCCTGACGGTCGGCCGCCTCGGCGATCCGGTGATGGGTGGACGTACGGGTCCGATGGGAAGAAGCATTGGGGTCTCAACGGGGCCGCTGGGCTCATGCTCGTCGATCCTGAGCGCGGGGTGCTCATGCAGCACCGGGCGCTGTGGTCGGTCGAGGGCGGAACCTGGGGCTTCCCCGGCGGCGCCCGCGATATGGGCGAGTCGGCCGTCGACGCCGCGGTCCGGGAGTCGTGGGAAGAAGCCGGGGTGCCCGACCAGGACGGATCGGGCATCGAGATCCTCGAAACGCATGTCCTCGACCTCGGCACCTGGAGCTACACCACGGTGATCGCGAAGACCCTGCGCCACTTCGACGCCGTCATCAACGATCCCGAGAGCATCCAGCTGTCATGGGTGCCGGTGGACGAGCTCGACGATTTTGAGCTGCACCCGGGAGTCGCCTCCGCACTGCCGACGCTGTTGGAGCTGCTTCGCCCGCATCTGTGA